The following proteins come from a genomic window of Ignavibacteriales bacterium:
- a CDS encoding penicillin-binding protein: MISSRALILVGFLLLIFVALVAKLFSIQVAKHEYYSLVADRQQNKPLTVVAERGLIKDANGEVLSYTTDNISFFADTRMMNSKRIDSISAALSRVFNKPEEYYKKIIADGAGNVCLEKKIPMEKALELKKTVIEGLFQQEDFSRVYPYGNLASHVLGFVNRDMVGVEGIEKIYQEKLEGTDGYFNFERDVLGRIISVDENLSRAAVPGDQIILTINKTYQKILEEELANGMKKFGGESAVGIIMNPNTGEIYSLANSPDFDPANYENSTADARRDRAITDPFEPGSTMKSITLSILLDQNLVNEDEVIDVENGKYFIKNTPIMDTHPNSKLTVRGVLEQSSNVGMAKLSARVTDDVLYKYLRDFGFSNSTLIELPSESAGSLKKPSAFSGLTKPFLSFGYEIALTPLQLITAYCALINGGTLLQPYIVKKITDHTGKDLEVAETRKIRTVISKSTSDRIRNLMVGVVENGTGTAARLQNVLVGGKTGTAQRIVNNSYSSAHHNSSFIGFFPADNPKIVCLILVNAPRVGEYGGLVAAPVFHEVAKRMIETDLSIVPDKKNIERKQNLIDQLVADIKTTPKVKTTSFAEVADKHVTNISSRKFFSGNNSSMPNLMNQSVRDAIAQLNELGLKCKVSGTGKVVWQSLEPGSNIVPGSECIIKCEPSIKKISMSVN, from the coding sequence ATGATTAGCTCCCGCGCACTTATATTAGTCGGGTTTTTGCTGCTGATCTTTGTAGCGCTTGTTGCAAAACTTTTTTCCATACAAGTGGCAAAGCATGAATATTATTCGCTTGTTGCAGACCGTCAGCAAAATAAGCCGTTAACTGTAGTAGCCGAGCGCGGATTGATCAAAGATGCTAATGGGGAAGTTCTCAGTTATACAACCGACAACATTTCCTTTTTTGCCGATACACGCATGATGAATTCGAAAAGAATTGATTCCATTTCTGCAGCATTATCAAGAGTCTTTAATAAACCCGAAGAATATTATAAAAAAATAATTGCCGACGGTGCAGGCAATGTCTGCCTGGAAAAGAAAATTCCTATGGAGAAAGCACTCGAATTGAAGAAAACTGTAATTGAAGGACTTTTTCAGCAGGAAGATTTTTCAAGAGTTTATCCATACGGGAATTTGGCTTCGCATGTACTTGGTTTTGTTAACCGGGATATGGTTGGTGTAGAAGGAATTGAAAAAATTTATCAAGAAAAATTAGAAGGCACAGACGGTTACTTTAATTTTGAGAGAGACGTTCTTGGAAGAATTATATCGGTTGATGAAAATCTTTCCAGAGCAGCGGTTCCCGGAGATCAAATAATTCTTACAATAAATAAAACTTACCAAAAAATCCTTGAAGAAGAATTAGCCAATGGAATGAAAAAATTCGGCGGTGAATCTGCGGTCGGAATAATAATGAATCCTAATACCGGAGAAATTTATTCTCTAGCTAATTCACCGGATTTTGATCCGGCTAATTATGAAAACTCAACCGCAGACGCAAGAAGAGATAGAGCCATTACAGATCCATTCGAACCCGGTTCAACTATGAAATCAATTACTCTCTCAATTCTCCTTGATCAAAATCTTGTAAATGAAGACGAAGTTATTGATGTAGAAAATGGAAAGTATTTTATTAAGAATACTCCAATTATGGATACACACCCGAATTCTAAATTAACTGTACGCGGTGTGCTGGAACAATCGAGCAATGTTGGAATGGCAAAATTATCTGCCAGAGTAACAGATGACGTGCTGTACAAATATTTACGGGATTTCGGATTCAGCAATTCCACCCTAATTGAATTACCAAGTGAGTCTGCCGGTTCTTTAAAGAAACCAAGTGCGTTCTCCGGATTAACCAAACCTTTTCTATCATTTGGTTATGAGATTGCTTTAACTCCACTTCAATTAATTACTGCTTATTGCGCATTAATCAACGGCGGAACGCTTCTTCAGCCATATATTGTTAAAAAAATTACAGATCACACCGGAAAAGATTTGGAAGTTGCCGAAACAAGAAAAATTCGGACTGTAATAAGCAAATCAACATCGGACCGAATTCGGAATCTGATGGTTGGTGTAGTAGAGAATGGAACAGGTACCGCCGCGCGTCTTCAAAATGTTTTAGTGGGAGGCAAAACCGGCACTGCCCAACGTATTGTAAATAATTCTTATTCAAGTGCTCATCATAACTCTTCCTTCATTGGTTTTTTCCCGGCAGATAATCCTAAAATAGTTTGTTTGATTCTTGTAAATGCGCCTAGAGTCGGAGAATATGGCGGATTGGTTGCAGCTCCGGTTTTTCATGAAGTAGCAAAACGAATGATTGAAACTGATCTTAGTATTGTTCCAGACAAAAAAAATATTGAAAGAAAACAAAATTTAATAGATCAGCTTGTTGCTGATATTAAAACAACTCCTAAAGTAAAAACAACATCTTTTGCAGAAGTGGCTGATAAACATGTCACCAATATCTCATCAAGGAAATTTTTTAGCGGTAATAATTCTTCAATGCCGAATTTGATGAACCAATCCGTACGAGATGCAATAGCTCAATTAAATGAACTTGGTCTGAAGTGTAAAGTTTCCGGAACAGGGAAGGTTGTTTGGCAAAGTCTTGAACCAGGATCCAATATTGTTCCCGGTTCCGAATGCATTATTAAATGTGAACCTTCGATAAAAAAAATTTCAATGAGTGTTAATTAA
- the rsmH gene encoding 16S rRNA (cytosine(1402)-N(4))-methyltransferase RsmH translates to MSHEPVLLKESIDFLVTQKDGIYFDGTAGFGGHSEKILNTLNEKGKLIATDKDLTAFEYSKNKFSADKRFSIFHTGFTNIDSISKFEFIEQFDGILVDLGVSSFQLDTIEAGFTFREDAALDLRMNKAEGISASDLLNKFPQEEIAKILYEYGEEKNSRLIAKKITEYRLTERISRTSQLKKIIELITPQRFLNKTLSRVFQALRIFVNNELEELKLFIDKSVSLLKPGGRLVILSYHSLEDRIVKEKIKYESLDCICPPGTPICICGKIKRLKLITHKPVVPSDLEIENNRRSRSAKMRVAERV, encoded by the coding sequence ATGAGCCACGAACCGGTTCTCTTGAAAGAGAGCATTGATTTTTTGGTAACGCAAAAAGACGGAATTTACTTTGATGGTACGGCAGGATTCGGCGGACATTCTGAAAAAATATTAAACACATTAAATGAAAAAGGAAAATTGATTGCAACAGATAAAGATCTCACAGCTTTTGAATATAGCAAAAATAAATTTTCTGCCGACAAACGATTTTCAATTTTTCACACCGGCTTTACAAATATTGATTCTATTTCCAAGTTTGAGTTCATTGAACAATTTGATGGCATCTTAGTAGACTTAGGTGTTTCCTCATTTCAATTGGACACAATTGAAGCGGGATTTACATTCCGGGAGGACGCCGCCCTTGATCTCAGGATGAACAAAGCTGAAGGAATTTCCGCATCGGACTTGCTGAATAAATTTCCGCAAGAAGAAATTGCTAAAATTTTATATGAATACGGTGAAGAAAAAAACTCAAGACTCATCGCTAAAAAAATTACCGAATACAGATTAACGGAAAGAATTTCACGTACTTCTCAACTAAAAAAAATAATCGAACTTATAACACCGCAGCGGTTCTTGAATAAAACTCTGTCGCGTGTATTTCAGGCATTGAGAATTTTTGTAAATAATGAGCTTGAAGAACTAAAGCTCTTTATTGATAAATCGGTTTCACTTCTAAAACCCGGCGGAAGATTAGTGATTCTTAGTTATCATTCTTTGGAAGACAGAATTGTAAAAGAAAAAATTAAATATGAAAGTTTAGACTGTATCTGTCCTCCCGGAACGCCAATCTGTATCTGTGGAAAAATAAAACGGCTAAAATTAATAACTCATAAACCGGTAGTTCCTTCAGATTTGGAAATCGAAAATAATCGAAGATCTAGAAGTGCAAAAATGCGTGTAGCCGAAAGAGTCTAA
- the mraZ gene encoding division/cell wall cluster transcriptional repressor MraZ, with amino-acid sequence MFIGSFKYSADAKGRVSIPSIFKKYVNEAANETFVMTRGIVQCIDIYPQDFWKEEVLTRINQLDDFDPEEAAFKRMLFELAAEYKLDSQSRLLIPKNLLEFAGIEREVFILGQNKKIEIWNPEIYESHKKENTKPFAEIAKLIMQKKQK; translated from the coding sequence ATGTTTATAGGAAGCTTTAAATATTCAGCTGATGCAAAAGGAAGGGTAAGTATTCCCTCCATTTTTAAGAAATATGTCAATGAAGCCGCGAACGAAACATTCGTTATGACGCGGGGTATTGTACAGTGCATTGATATTTATCCTCAAGATTTCTGGAAAGAAGAAGTTCTAACCCGGATCAATCAGCTTGATGATTTTGACCCTGAAGAAGCTGCTTTTAAAAGAATGCTCTTTGAACTCGCAGCTGAATATAAACTTGATTCTCAATCACGATTGTTAATCCCAAAAAATCTTTTAGAGTTTGCCGGAATAGAAAGAGAAGTTTTTATACTCGGGCAGAATAAAAAAATTGAAATTTGGAATCCCGAGATCTATGAATCACATAAAAAAGAAAACACCAAACCGTTTGCTGAAATAGCAAAATTAATCATGCAGAAAAAACAGAAATGA